Genomic segment of Panicum virgatum strain AP13 chromosome 2K, P.virgatum_v5, whole genome shotgun sequence:
TAATATTGTCGAGGAGTCTAGATTCTCTCTGTTATTTTGCCATCGCGTGTTTATCAATGTTATGGTTGGtgtgttttttctttcttgtaCAAATTCTCATCGTAGTTGAAACCATCGTGGCTATCACTTTTAGCAATTCATATATACAATATAGTAATGATATATCTATATAATCGTCACTCCTTGCATGTTTTCCATTTGTAATATTAAAAATAACATAAGGTTTATTGGTCCGTCTAGTCACAAATATGATAGATAGAATTGGCCTTACACGACACGGTTTAATCGATGTTACAAGTCTAATCTGAATCTAGATTGATCTCAAATTTACTCGCGAGCCCAGCCCGGGCAGCAGGAGTAGCCTACAACAAAGCCATAGTGCCTCTGCCCTATCCTACAACAAAGGCATAGGGCAGTGCATGTCGGTCAAGTGTCGACGCATAGGTAAAAAACCAGTCGTGGGTGCACCTCAGGTCCTCAGCTATCTTTCCATGGCGGCGTCAATTGGAACAACAGTTGCTAGTCTGGCCTCGCGTGAAATTAGTCGCTACCGTTGCAACGCACGGACATTTTTGCTAGTTACAGTTAAAAGGTATGTTAGTGGTGGGCTTTGGGCCTGACTGAGCCACAAAAGACGGGAATCATCGCTAACGgacatttgttttttttctctaaCGGACGTTTGTTGGGATGTCCCGTAGTGATCAGCTTAGCATGGGCTGCTGTTGGGCCCCCTCCTCCTATTTGAGAtgctatgtttttttttctttttctctgttcctttcttctttatgttttttttgttcttttttacatattttcttccatttgtttctctcttttgtttcattttttcttttcctttttgtttttttcttatattttccttttctttttcaagttTTTTTAACTTAGTTAGATATGTTCTACATGTTATATAATTTGTTCCACGCTTATAAATTTTGTTCTACGTAtgcatatctttttttttagtcCATGCAATTTGTTCTAGGTGCTAAATGTGCAAATTTTGTTTCTATGCATACAAATCTGTGTTCTACGTGCTCAAACTTTTGTTCTAAGTGTATACATTTTTCTTCTCGTAGAACAATTTATTTTCCATCTATAGAAATATTTATTTGTTCGATTAGGACAAGTTTTCATCTATCTAGAACAATTTCTCTTGTAGGTATAACAATATTTGCTGTGTGTAGAGCAATTATTAATGCAGTTAGAACAATTTTAGCAGTACAATTCTCATGAACAATTTCGGTAGAATAAATTCTCACGGAACTATTTCGGTAGAACAATTCTCATAGAGCAGTTGTTTATTAAGCATAAATTCTCATAGAACAATTTTGGTAGAACAATTTGGGTAGAACAATTTTGGTAGAATAAATTCTCACAGAACTATTTCAGAAGAACAATTCTCATAGAGCAGTTGTTTATTAAGCACAGACGCTTATTAATCGTGCTTAATCTACATTTACTCCATCTTACCTCTCGGCCGAGGTCTAGGCCCACATAGCGTTTAGCATTTTAATTGAACCTTGTTAACTTACGCCCTGTCTTGCAGTAAATGGCAAAGTGCTGGCAGTTGTTGGTGAGTAAGTCGTAGGAGTCGACGCTGAAGCCACCGTGGTTGGCGAGCAGGTTATTGGCGCGGCGCAAGACCGTCTCGGGGGGGTCCTCAGCTTCCACGAGGCAGGTATGTTGAGATGGAGAACCAATCAACCACATATTACGGAACCACCGGGGCACTGAGTAGACGAAGAGGCAAATATTGTCCCCTTCCGTGAAGCAGTCAAGGCAGCTGATGACGACGCCGCCTTCACGCTCAGCTTCACGGCAGGCGATGCAGGTTCGCTGAGCCTGCGTCATCGCAGACAGAGCGAGGGGTATTTGGAACAGTGACGCGGGATAGAGGGCGGAGGAACCGTTGGAACCAGCCTGacgtgaggaggaggaggaggagctgaatGTACTGGCGCTACAGTACTGGATGACCTTCTGGTCGCTTTCGTAGATCCCTGTATAACCAAAGTTCAAAGAAAAATTGATAGATATTAATGATAACGAGCCTTAAAAAGATTGGTATCCATCCAATTAGAACTTGGTCGCGGAcccaaaaccaaaaccaaaatTGCTAGTACAACGCCAACATACTTCGGAATTCGTCCACTCGGGGACAAAACTAAGGCTAATCTCACCAATTCATTCTATCCCACCTTCTATCCCTATTCACAGGGCCCACTCCACTATGTGAACATTGCTCTctacagtgcaaaacagtgatGCAACATCCTTTGCAACTTCACTGGTGAGAATAGCCTAAACCAACCTCACCCTCTTAATAAATGTTCGTTTCATCCACTATAAAGGATTGGTCTTACCATGATGGGAGTACAAATAGCCAGCACGCGTGCGCCAGCAGTAGATGTGATCACCGCGTTTGAGCTGCCACCGTTCAATACAGCTTGagtaccatgtaatcctgtCCATAAGGAAAGATGTGCTAGTTGATAGAGGAGTTAgctgaaggaaaaataatacaGTTTTCGTTTTGGATGGAAgctacacacatatatatagcgATCATATTTATTCTGACGGCATATATTTCGATTATGCGAATGCGGACCAAGGCCCATCCAACCGCTTATAGAGAATAAATAGGCCATCATGAAAGTTGTACTATATAGTAAGCATATTTACTCGGCTGGCATTTATTTGGATTCTGCATTATGGACCTATCCTCTGGGGGCTTGTAAGGTAGAGGGCTCTAAAATTTGGCCTACAGAATATAATGATCCAACTCTAAAATAGCTAGGCTCAgtgttatatttatttttaaataaaaaatgattGAGGGCCGAACTGGATTGTAAAATTTCATTTGGGTTGTAGACTATTAGGTTattctcagtgggagtttcattCTCATTAAATGATGCCTCATGTCAGCAATTTTGATGATGTGGCAGTGAATTAATGAAGAGAGATGAAATGAGTTTCATCTGGATGAAACCCGGCGCACCCGGTTACCTAGACATGTTGTGTCTTGCATGTTGCCTATGAAACTGCACCAATGAAACTGTGCACTCACAATGGAAAGTTTCATCtatgattttattttttttcttacctGCATCTTGGAAACATAAAAATGAAAGCTTCCATTGAGAATGGTCTTACCACCCCTAGCCTGTGGCGCTGCTGTAGGAGAGGGCCTAATCAGATTGTAAACGTTCATTTGGGCTGTGACCATTGAAACACCTAGCATGTGGCGCTGCAGGAGAGGGGCTAATCAGATTGCAAACGTTCATTTTTTGGGGCTAATCAGATTGTAAACTTCAGGAAGAGTAGTATGCCATGTTTCATCATTTCATCAGGATGGCTCTAGGTATCTCTGTTGATTATAGCTTTGTTATACGAGTATCTTAATTAGAATCAGCAAGATTAACTCGATTCTGAAGAAAAAGCAGAGGCGAAGGGGATCAAAAGGAATAGGAAAATAGTGTGTGTTCTCTCTCTATATACAAACACACACAATATATCCTAactattcacttataatgtctatTGTATTTTATCTGACATATATCTGTTAGCTTATGTGTCAACTGTCAAGGTTCATTGATCTGTATCTGACATAGTTCCTCAAAGAGGTTTGTTACGGTATTTGAAATTAATTGTAGCCATTCATTGGCTCCAATCTAATGACTAAACACTACTCCAGCAccccccatcaccgccggttcgtaaggagtatcaccaacggttcgggAGGCGTTGGATTTATGTCGTTGGTGATGAGAgggctatcaccgccggttctggatgggctatcaccgccggttatTGTAGAACCAGCGGTGATGTGTGGCACATCACCGCCGGTTAAAAAACCGTTgtttagaaccggcggtgatgactaTTTTCcaactaaaaaaaatatattcagaTATCAATAATACAACATATGTATAACATATATAATACATAATTATTGCAGCAGAATTGAACCATAAGATATTATACATTGAAATCAAATGAGAGAGTTCAAAcatcataataaaaaatatagagtCCACGCATCAAGTTTAAGAACATCTAGTCCATACACCAAATATATTACAATGCTTGACAAGAACGATACGATCTAGACATTACACCTAGATTATGTTGTACTCAGATCCTGGCTTCACCACGTAGTCCACAAGCCATCTAGCTAGTTCTTCTTGAAGTGCTACTAGCTCGCCCATGAGCAATTCACGTGAATCCAACTCAGTGTTCTGAAAAAAATGACACAACAACAAGATATTAGACAAGTTAGATAATTCAAGACACAAGAACATATATTAATTAACCATTTCATGCAAACCATTTCGGCGCTTCTGCAATCGCCGGTGTAGCAGTGCATGTAATGCATTACATAGAACCCACAGTGATCGTTGCCCGGAGGCTGCTTGAGGATGTATTTAGCCTCTTCTATAGTGAAGTCTCCCCAAAAAGGTCTATGGATTTTGCTTTTCTTACGGTACTTAGCGAAGGCCCTATATATGAGCGAAATTATGAAATAGAAATTGCATGAATAAGACACACAACATTGAAATATCGTATAAATTCACTTGCTTTACTTACTTGTTGAGGACATCAATGACGGGCTGGATTAGTGATAATGGACTCTTTCGTGAGTCATAAACCTCGATTCGACTATCGTTAAGGCTGATATCGAGTAGGACATGATGATAACTGTAtataagacacaacaaagcaaATTAATAATAACCGTGGTGAGAATAACTTTGATATGGAATTAAAAAACAAACTTACAAGCAATTGTATGAAAGAAGTATGGATCTTTTATCCTGCATGGAGAGGAAAGCTTTGTACAAGTAGTCAACGGTACTTGGTAAATTGACTGTGTTCTCATGTACGGTGCTAGGGTCCAAGAAGCCTATATTGTTAATCCCACATCGTCTACATTTGTGTGACTCCATTCTagtaaaaaataatgaaaatttAAACATGCTAATGAGTGATAAATGACGACAGATGATCAGTAGTGAGGATACTTACACAGTCCACAAGGTCATAATTGAGAGGTCGAGAGCAACCTGTTGGTAGAATTGATACAAGTGCTCGAAATCAACCCACACTCTGCTTTCCCCCTTAtgaagatcttcatcaagataacTTGCCCCAAACAGCTTACTTTTTTGCATCTTGTACCAAGAATGCAACTGTCGCATTCTTGTGGGTAGCTTCGGGATTTGTTCTGGGGCCACCAGATCTTTCCCCAATTCAAATTTCCAGGTAATCGGTGGTAGTGGCAATGGTTGTTTCCACCAATCTTCTCCATACTCAATTTGAAGAAGTTCTAACTCTGTCATGTTGTTTTGTTCACAAAatgcggcccgttcagctacattTAACTTGTGTGCAGCTCGGGTTCCTTCACGCCACCTCTTTATATTCATAGTTCGCTCATAGTCTGAAAGCGGAGGTTGATTATTTCCAGTTTGCGGCATTTTCATTAAGTTTAAGAAATGGTCCATTGCACCTTTGGGGACTATGAAGTCCTCCTCtactttctttcctttttctttgagTAGCGATGTTATGCTTCCACTCACCTGTTTCTTGCCCGTCCCTTCACATGGTCCCTCTGGCTTTTCTGCCGGTTCTGAATATTGCTTCTGAGATGATATTTTCTGTGTTCTCGATGATGTTCGCCTTTTTTCGGAGGGCTAGGAGGAGTTAGCTCTCTTTGAGGTGACGGCGGGCTTGATTCTCTGTTGGACTTTGGTGAAGGAGGTAGGTCCCTCTCCGGTGACTCTCGAGGAtcatcatcggatgactcaGATTCTGATTCAAATATTATGTAGCGTTTCCGCCACGCCACAAATCCTCCGATGTTATCCCCTAGCAACCTACTGTCATCACCGGGGATATCCAACTCCACATTTTTGTATTTCCTCTTAACAAGAGAATCAACGGTAACCTTTGCATAACCTTCAGGTAAAGGGCGATTATGCAGCATAACCCCTTCGCCGGTTGGCCAAGCCTGACCTACAGCCACCATCATATCAAAGAACTTCTGATGGATGTATAGCTTGCAGGTTGTTGGTTGTGTGATCTTATCCACAGGGAAGGTGACTCCAACATCCTCCTCAGGCAACGTAGTGCTTCCACAGCTACTCCGAACCAACCCTTGTGGACTTGTAAGATCTGGCGTAGCATCTCTCATTGCTTCTCCTGGTGCCAAGGGAGCACCACGGGAAAGTGATTCCACAAGCTCAGCCCGAAACTTCTCATTCGTTGCATTTACTTCTTCACGGACAGCTTGTAAAAGACTTTGCCACTCGGCCTGTTGTTGAGCATTCCTCCTCCCACGGCTCCTGTATGTGCCCAAATGTTCGGGGAAGGCACACCTCCATGGAACATTGCCGGTCCCACGTGTGCGCCCTGGGTGCTCTTTGGATCCAAGTGCTCGAGTCAGCTCATCGTTCGTAACACGAACCGGCAGTGATAATCACCAACGGTTCGtaacacgaaccggcggtgataatcAGCATCACCGCTGGTTCCAACGGCCACTACGGCCACCCACTCTGGACCCGGCGGTGATACCTCATCACCGCCAGTTCATgttaaaccggcggtgatagcccgTTGGCAATGGCCAATTCTCTAGTAGTGAAAACTTAGGAGGAACCTATTCAAAAAAACCAAAGTTGTGGACCGGAACTTAAATCTCATGGGCCGGACCCAAAGGTTCTTCCAGTTGTCTCACTAAACTTATGGACTGGAACCAAAAACATAAACATATAGGTCCGGAACTGGATTCCTCTCAGGCATCGTAAAAAATCACTTTCTCAAAAGGTTAAAGCTCATTAAGAAAAATATAGCTATGATTCATCCTCGTAACAATAGAAGTGGAAGGTAATTTACCTTGAATTTCCATCATTCATGCAGAATTATTCCTCAAGGAAAAAGTTTGTTAAATTCCCGGTTTCAATGGAAAGAATTTTTTAAAAGTTTTGAATATGCAAAACTGTAGCTAAGCAATCAATAATGACTCATCCTTATCACAGTATAATCCAGATGTAGGGACAAAACTTTATGCTTGGCTAAACCTTCGTTGCTCTGCTCAAGGGCTGAATGAAAATCATCTCAGTGCAAATATTGTAGCCCCTCCGGTCACAAATATATATCTTGGTTGATTTTTTTCCACAACTTTTAACTATTCGTGTTATTCAAAAGGAGAGAAGCAAAAGGGTCTCTCTTTGAGTAACAAGTGATtgaaaatatgagaagcaaaaGGTAAATACATGTCTTCCTACTGTTCCCGCAGAATCAATCTCAAGAAAGAAAGGTAATTTAATTTCCAAGCAATGGAAACGGAGACTTAAATGCGGCTAGGTCACTTGCTTTTAGCTGATGTTTGTATGAAGTGCCGGTCTAATTATCGGCGTCTCTCCTTACTCTCCTAGCTAGACAAAGAATGTTTGTTTTTCCTTGGGTGAATCTTGGGCAGCGGCGATGGATGGGCAAAGGAGAGCTACACAGGATAGTATCTACCAAGGTCACGGGCAAGGTATTTTGAATCTAACACTTTGTTTGTTTTATTATTGTTAATCTGAAGTGGGCCAAGTACATGACTTATAAATCCATTGAGCTTATTTTGCAGCCAGAAGGATGGTGTTGGTGTTAAACATGAAGTGAGATATGGAGGCTCTTTgggggagagagggggagggaacAAGAGGGAGATTGCCAGGTGCTCAATTTCATGAGCCCTGCATATTGCCAAGTGCTTAATTTcatctccaattttttttttgtgttgtaGTATAGTCTATCCGATGAAAATGTTCTCTTCACATCATGTCACTGTTCCCGCTGCAGCCAGTTAACGTGGCCGTCCCTTGCCCGCTGCAGCCCAGACAACGTGGCCTCGCGTCGTGTGCCGACCAAATGTTCAGAAAAGAAAACATGTGCCAGCCGGCAGGAGGTTTCTACTATCAACTAGGCCTTTATGCATTGGGTTATGACAAATGAATTTATTCTTAGCCGGTTAGCGCACCTTTATGCATTGGGTTCTCACAAACGAATTCATTCTTAATCTGTAGGCTTATACGCTTGAATAGTACATTTATCTTGCAATCGATGCATTGGGTTATCACAAATGAATTTATTCTTAGCCGGTTAGCGTACCTTTATGCACTGGGTTACCACAAATGAATTTATTCTTAACCTGTTGGCTTACACGCTTGAATAGTGCATTTAGCTTCTTGCGGTCGGGCCAGGAATATATTCAAATGCCTTGGTACCCCAAGATGGCGGAATAAAGAGCCATTTGTTTGGAGCACgtttcttaggatttgaatctAAGAGCTCTCTCTTTATGTACGACCTTCTTACCATCACACATACACAACACTTATTAACTGGACAAGGGATTCTATTCCTTTTGTATTCACCTCTCCAAACTTTGAATTTGTATTTAGGCGACGTTTGGTTGCTCTCAGATTTTTAGAATCTATATATGCAAACAAGAAAATGGATTATAGCATCAAAAAAATTTTGTAGTGTCTAGGAGCAAGATTCTGCACTCAAAAGTTTCATTTCATCCAATATATCTGGTCCGCTCCTCTTGGGAATCCATTTTGCTCTCCTCGCCCTCGCgtgtcatgttttttttttagataatggaaactTAGTTTCCGGCTTCAATTCTCCAAAGAGAGAATCAGACCAGGATTGTTACAAACCACACCAAACAAAGTTAACGACCATTACAGAGTCCAAATTATTCAAAAGGAAATCCTAGCCGTATATGGCCAGCCAAAAGACGCGAACACTTGTAAAGCCACCGTCTCAATTCTTCGACAGCCTTCAACAATCATTTGAGTTCGCTCTTCACTTCGCTGCAACTTGGCCCATAGCCGAAGCCAGTGAGTTCCCTTGAAAAGAACCTGCAAAAAGGATTTTAGTCGAGTTTTCTTAAAAATAACATCATTTCTAGATAACCATAAAGCCCAGCAAAACCCTGCTGCTCCAAACAGAAGTAAGTTGCCCTGCCCTCCATTTTGAGACCAGGTTCCAAAAAGATTACTAGTCCCCAGAGGTGGATCAATACCTAAGGCTATATGGCACATACGCCACAAAAATTTGGCATAAGGACAATCAAAAAAGAGATGGTGTATCGTCTCAGTATTGCTACAAAACACACAATTTTTGTCCCCTCTCCAATTCCTTCTACTGAGATTATCTTTAGTTAATAACACTCCTCTTTTAAAGTACCACAAGAAGATTTGAATCTTCAGTGGTAACCTTGTATGCCAAATGTCCTGTGACACTCTAATGTTATTGTTGACAAGATGTTTTGTGCCGTCAATTGATAAAATATTTCCCCCCTTTTATCATTATTGACTAATATTGGTTTATTTATTATCTACTAGTGTTTTATGTATACTCTTTATAAATACACAATTGCCGAGGAATAATATTTTTAACTTTTACCTGGCCCATAGAGCCCAGCAAGATCCATCCTTCCTAACTCTCCTGCACATCCATCCATTGATTGGGCTGCCCAGCCCCCGCGAGGCATCGAGGCCCACCACGGTTCGCTCGCTCGCTTGCTGCAATCCCCATCCGCCCGAGATGCGCTGGTCGCCATGGCCTCCAGGCTCCAGCTCTGCGGCCACCCGTCGCCATGTCTGCAGCAGTTCGGCTCCATGGCGGACGCCAGGACTCCGGCTCCACGACCGGCTTCTCCGGTCACTCCGCCTCTCCAACTCCGCCGGCCGGCTCCGCCCGTGTAAAGGTGCGCCGCCCGTGGATGGCTCCGTGGCCCGCACTCCGTCGTCCGGTCGCCTCTGCTCTGGCCTTTGGTCTTCCTCGCCGCCCGGGTGTAGCGGCCTCGCCCACCTCCGATGGCTGTCGATCTGCAACGGCCGCCCCCGCACGCGCGGGGATTCCGTGCTAGATAGGCTAAGCACAGGAGTCCTTCCGAAAATTAAATACTATAAACAGAGTGCAAGAGAGGCCTTTCGGGGTTCGAGTGATGCATACCTTTCATCACTCGATTTTGGGGCTCAATCCGCGCGCGCCACGTGTTCCTCCTTCTCCATCTTTggcgggcggcgacgcggccggcggTGAGGACGGGGGCTTTGGGGTCGGGGTTGTTGGGGCCGCCTCGCCTTGCCGGATCCACTGCCCTCCGGACCTAGAGGGACCTAGAGGGAGGGGTccggggggcggcggccggcaacggcggcggtggcagtcaccgggcggcggagcggaggcggcgggagcTGCCGGAGCCGGGCGGGGCCGGACATCCGGTGGGCCGGCGTCGGTGGGAAGCTAGGAGCACGCGAGCGCATTTCGGGTctgaggcggtggcggcgggcggcggagacggcgggagccgagggaggaggaggctggCGGGGCGAGGAGAGGTCCGTTTCGCGGCAGACATCacgggtgtaaggatcaccgaggTGTccaaccctagagggggagggggtgaatagggtagctaatcgctttttaacctagggctcaatctaattgcataagataaacctaacacgtcctacacatgctaggtagaactaaggtttatctatgttaccctctacttaccccaaaagccttgcaacctatagccaattctaatcaaactaactaggaaagtaaaggtaagcaaggaagagtaaatgcggaaacgtaatgcggtaagtaaagcggtaagggagaggatatgcaaactcccgtgaagacaccaagacacacgatttaacgtggttcggttaggacaccaaagtccctccctacgtccacagccacttgtccaacacgaacaagtgtgatgccgagtctcttcactcgatcaccgtcttgccacgcctccaaggctcccaacaagtaaaggctaagtgacgccaagtcacaaagacgaggtcactgccaccgtctatc
This window contains:
- the LOC120665229 gene encoding uncharacterized protein LOC120665229, translated to MDHFLNLMKMPQTGNNQPPLSDYERTMNIKRWREGTRAAHKLNVAERAAFCEQNNMTELELLQIEYGEDWWKQPLPLPPITWKFELGKDLVAPEQIPKLPTRMRQLHSWYKMQKSKLFGASYLDEDLHKGESRVWVDFEHLYQFYQQVALDLSIMTLWTVMESHKCRRCGINNIGFLDPSTVHENTVNLPSTVDYLYKAFLSMQDKRSILLSYNCFYHHVLLDISLNDSRIEVYDSRKSPLSLIQPVIDVLNKAFAKYRKKSKIHRPFWGDFTIEEAKYILKQPPGNDHCGFYVMHYMHCYTGDCRSAEMNTELDSRELLMGELVALQEELARWLVDYVVKPGSEYNII
- the LOC120665240 gene encoding protein LEAD-SENSITIVE 1-like isoform X1; this encodes MDRITWYSSCIERWQLKRGDHIYCWRTRAGYLYSHHGIYESDQKVIQYCSASTFSSSSSSSRQAGSNGSSALYPASLFQIPLALSAMTQAQRTCIACREAEREGGVVISCLDCFTEGDNICLFVYSVPRWFRNMWLIGSPSQHTCLVEAEDPPETVLRRANNLLANHGGFSVDSYDLLTNNCQHFAIYCKTGRKLTRFN
- the LOC120665240 gene encoding protein LEAD-SENSITIVE 1-like isoform X2, producing MDRITWYSSCIERWQLKRGDHIYCWRTRAGYLYSHHGIYESDQKVIQYCSASTFSSSSSSSRQAGFQIPLALSAMTQAQRTCIACREAEREGGVVISCLDCFTEGDNICLFVYSVPRWFRNMWLIGSPSQHTCLVEAEDPPETVLRRANNLLANHGGFSVDSYDLLTNNCQHFAIYCKTGRKLTRFN